A stretch of Miscanthus floridulus cultivar M001 chromosome 13, ASM1932011v1, whole genome shotgun sequence DNA encodes these proteins:
- the LOC136500048 gene encoding cell wall protein IFF6-like, whose amino-acid sequence MEAYPITTSAIDASGMPSSIRPTTDVATYMDDGSSCTISACDVVAAPDHDTSTTNSSDASFSIHPAIEVATYTNDGFGYAISACDVASTYMDDSSGYVISACTGSISPDPKGAGSVSPNPEGVGSVTPDLKGMGSISLDPEGAGSMSADPKAAGSVTLNPKGAGFMSPDPEGASSVTPNPKGTGSLTSNPKGAGSISPEPLGADFTSPDPSKGASASPDGVRTTSNHNGSKIMSLGSNF is encoded by the exons ATGGAGGCCTACCCCATCACCACATCCGCTATAGATGCCTCAGGTATGCCCTCTTCCATTCGCCCCACCACAGACGTGGCCACCTACATGGACGATGGCTCTAGTTGCACCATCTCTGCCTGTGATGTTGTGGCCGCACCTGACCACGACACATCCACCACAAATAGCTCAGATGCGTCCTTCTCCATCCACCCCGCCATAGAGGTGGCCACCTACACGAATGATGGCTTCGGCTATGCAATTTCCGCATGTGACGTCGCGTCCACCTACATGGATGACAGCTCTGGCTATGTCATTTCTGCCT gtacgggctccatctcgcccgaccccaagggtgcGGGCTCCGTGTCTCCCAACCCTGAGGGCGTGGGCTCCGTCACGCCCGACCTTAAAGgtatgggctccatctcgctcgaccccgagggtgcgggctccatgtcagccgaccccaaggccgcgggctctgtcacGCTCAACCCTAAGGGTGCGGGCTTCATGTCACCTGACCCCGAGGGTGCAAGCTCCGTCACGCCCAACCCTAAGGGCACGGGCTCTCTCACGTCTAACCCcaagggtgcgggctccatctcgcctgaacCCTTGGGTGCAGACTTCACCTCACCAGATCCCTCGAAGGGGGCTTCCGCCTCACCTGATGGGGTCCGTACCACCTCCAACCACAATGGGTCTAAGATTATGAGCCTAGGGTCAAACTTTTGA
- the LOC136500047 gene encoding uncharacterized protein: MGDLIIGTKRLTKLLMDGGSDLNIMYAETLDAMDMDWSCVRPTEVPFHGIVPVQQAIPLRQIDLPITFRDPVNYRMETLIFEVVGFHETYHVILGRPCYMKFMAVPNYTYLKLKMPGPHGVITIGTSFQRAYECEVECCEHASMIITSEELIVTKEGTAEEASDSKQLAKSFEPMEGIKEVLIDPSNSEDKVVCIRPMLSSK; encoded by the coding sequence ATGGGCGACCTAATCATTggcacaaagcggctcaccaagttgctgatggatggaggcagcgacctcaacatcatgtatgccgagACGCTTGATGCCATGGACATGGACTGGTCGTGTGTCCGACCGACCgaggtgcctttccatggcattgtgccaGTTCAACAAGCCATACCACttaggcagatcgacctacccatcaccttcagggatccggtcaactataggatggagaccctcatatttgaggtggttgggttccacgaaACCTACCACGTCATCCTAGGACGACcgtgctacatgaagttcatggccgtccccaactacacttacctgaagctcaagatgccaggcccacatggggtcatcaccattggcacctccttccaacgtgcttatgagtgcgaggttgagtgttGTGAGCACGCCTCCATGATTATCACCTCTGAGGAGCTCATTGTTACCAAGGAGGGGACCGCCGAGGAAGCATCTGACTCCAAGCAGTTGGCCAAATCTTTTGAGCCCATGGAGGgcatcaaggaggtcctcatagaccccagcaacTCTGAGGACAAAGTGGTGTGCATCAGacccatgctttcctccaaatag